In a single window of the Mycobacterium bourgelatii genome:
- a CDS encoding nitroreductase, whose protein sequence is MDVYEAVTTRRAVRGFIDRPVPKEVLERVLKAAAWAPSGSNIQPWNCYVVTGAPLAEIKKRASERVAIGDDWDEPEYQMYPPAMKAPYRQRRAAFGEQRYGGLGIARDDVEGRQRAAVANWDCFGAPAALFCYIDRDLGSAQWADVGMYLQTVMLLLRAEGLHSCAQMAWSVYRKTVADVLSPPDNLILFCGMSIGYENPEQREDRYRRAPLDETVTFVDG, encoded by the coding sequence ATGGACGTATATGAGGCAGTAACGACCAGGCGGGCGGTACGTGGATTCATCGATCGGCCAGTGCCCAAGGAAGTTCTGGAGCGCGTCCTCAAAGCCGCGGCCTGGGCGCCGTCGGGTTCGAACATCCAGCCCTGGAACTGCTACGTCGTGACGGGTGCGCCGCTGGCCGAAATCAAGAAACGCGCCAGCGAACGGGTCGCCATCGGCGACGACTGGGACGAGCCCGAGTATCAGATGTATCCGCCGGCCATGAAGGCTCCGTACCGCCAGCGCCGCGCGGCGTTCGGTGAGCAGCGCTACGGCGGGCTCGGCATCGCCCGCGACGACGTCGAGGGCCGGCAACGCGCCGCCGTGGCGAATTGGGACTGCTTCGGCGCACCCGCCGCCCTGTTCTGCTACATCGACCGTGACCTGGGTTCGGCGCAGTGGGCCGACGTCGGCATGTATCTGCAGACCGTCATGCTGCTCCTGCGCGCCGAAGGGCTGCACAGTTGTGCGCAGATGGCGTGGTCGGTCTATCGCAAGACCGTCGCCGACGTGCTGTCGCCGCCCGACAACCTGATCCTGTTCTGCGGCATGTCGATCGGCTACGAAAACCCCGAGCAGCGTGAGGATCGTTACCGTCGGGCGCCACTCGACGAGACGGTCACGTTTGTCGACGGCTAG
- a CDS encoding MarR family winged helix-turn-helix transcriptional regulator encodes MSGTHTDHTEDSRPARATGRPGDTSPFALGLLLRRAHWHAAAVMSEALRPLGIELRHFAVLIVLADRGPTRQQDLVEATGSDKAGIMRVVDDLERKGLAIRNAVPGDRRARAVEITPQGLELFDAAHAAAEPLAARLVAGLKPGEAEQLKDLLTRLVN; translated from the coding sequence ATGTCCGGCACCCACACCGACCACACCGAAGATTCCCGCCCCGCGCGCGCCACCGGTCGCCCGGGCGATACCTCGCCCTTCGCCCTCGGTCTGCTCCTGCGCCGCGCCCACTGGCACGCGGCCGCGGTGATGTCGGAGGCGCTGCGGCCGCTCGGCATTGAGTTGCGCCATTTCGCGGTGCTGATCGTCCTGGCCGACCGGGGCCCCACTCGCCAGCAGGACCTGGTGGAGGCGACGGGTTCGGACAAGGCCGGAATCATGCGGGTGGTAGACGACCTAGAACGCAAGGGGTTGGCAATACGTAACGCCGTTCCCGGTGATCGGCGGGCTCGGGCGGTCGAGATCACCCCGCAGGGTCTGGAGCTATTCGATGCCGCGCACGCCGCCGCGGAACCGCTGGCCGCGCGGCTGGTCGCAGGCTTGAAGCCGGGTGAAGCCGAGCAGCTCAAGGACCTGCTGACCCGCCTGGTCAACTAG